One Glycine soja cultivar W05 chromosome 2, ASM419377v2, whole genome shotgun sequence genomic region harbors:
- the LOC114400075 gene encoding zinc finger CCCH domain-containing protein 3-like isoform X1, translating to MPENRQVLRNADSGDNIEGGADFSEAIRHLKINDNWDRDAAAQSTQYPDRPGEPECLYYLRTGMCGYGTNCRYHHPAHISIGTHYGEELPQRAGQPDCEYFLKTGTCKYGSTCKYHHPKDRRGAAPVSFNTLGLPMRQEEKSCPYYMRTGSCKFGVACKFHHPQHASLGAYPLAGSPTPTSTIIPTSGLPYAGGFPAWSAVPRMSYLSGQGLQSYVPPFLSSSQGVIPVQSWNNYMGNMNPAMPNGFLGSNLVYDYMNLGESLFGGQAINSALPNRPDQPECRYFMSTGTCKYGSDCKFHHPKERMSQSLINPLGLPVRPGQAVCSYYRIYGMCKFGPTCKFDHPVLTIPQNYGLTSPAMNVLDTPLTRGLSNVQPPETSPSKLSDKKLQHSDAKAATEDSSKQDDTTLNSFPASAEPLHN from the exons ATGCCAGAAAACAGGCAGGTTCTGAGGAATGCTGATTCTGGTGACAACATTGAAGGTGGTGCAGATTTTTCTG AAGCAATTCGACATTTGAAAATCAATGATAATTGGGATAGAGATGCTGCAGCTCAATCTACCCAATATCCCGATCGACCCGGTGAACCTGAGTGCTTATATTATTTGAGAACTGGAATGTGTGGTTATGGAACTAACTGTCGATACCATCACCCTGCTCATATTTCAATT GGTACTCATTATGGTGAAGAACTCCCTCAGAGGGCCGGGCAACCTGATTGTGAG TATTTTCTTAAGACAGGGACATGCAAGTATGGATCAACATGTAAATATCATCATCCAAAGGACAGGCGAGGTGCTGCTCCTGTGTCATTCAATACTTTAGGCCTTCCCATGCGTCAG GAAGAAAAATCATGTCCCTATTACATGAGAACTGGGTCTTGTAAGTTTGGTGTTGCATGCAAGTTTCATCATCCACAGCATGCTTCCCTTGGAGCATACCCATTGGCTGGATCTCCTACTCCTACCTCAACAATTATTCCTACATCAGGTTTACCATATGCTGGAGGGTTTCCTGCATGGTCAGCAGTACCAAGAATGTCGTATTTATCTGGACAAGGACTTCAATCTTATGTGCCTCCTTTTCTGTCTTCTTCGCAAGGTGTTATACCTGTGCAGAGCTGGAACAACTACATG GGAAATATGAACCCTGCAATGCCGAACGGTTTTCTTGGATCTAATCTTGTTTATGACTACATGAATCTGGGCGAGTCACTCTTTGGTGGGCAGGCAATAAATTCTGCTCTCCCAAATAGGCCTGATCAACCAGAATGCAGATACTTTATGAGCACTGGGACCTGCAAATATGGATCTGATTGCAAGTTCCACCACCCAAAGGAAAGAATGTCTCAATCATTGATAAATCCACTCGGCCTTCCTGTGCGACCT GGGCAAGCTGTATGCTCTTATTACAGAATCTACGGAATGTGTAAGTTTGGCCCAAcatgcaaatttgatcatccagTTTTGACTATCCCTCAGAACTATGGCTTGACCTCACCTGCTATGAATGTACTTGATACTCCTCTCACCAGGGGGTTATCAAATGTACAACCACCTGAGACATCTCCTTCTAAATTAAGTGACAAGAAGCTTCAGCATTCTGATGCAAAAGCTGCTACAGAAGATTCATCCAAACAAGATGATACTACATTGAATTCCTTCCCGGCTTCCGCAGAGCCTTTACACAACTAA
- the LOC114400075 gene encoding zinc finger CCCH domain-containing protein 3-like isoform X2 has translation MPENRQVLRNADSGDNIEEAIRHLKINDNWDRDAAAQSTQYPDRPGEPECLYYLRTGMCGYGTNCRYHHPAHISIGTHYGEELPQRAGQPDCEYFLKTGTCKYGSTCKYHHPKDRRGAAPVSFNTLGLPMRQEEKSCPYYMRTGSCKFGVACKFHHPQHASLGAYPLAGSPTPTSTIIPTSGLPYAGGFPAWSAVPRMSYLSGQGLQSYVPPFLSSSQGVIPVQSWNNYMGNMNPAMPNGFLGSNLVYDYMNLGESLFGGQAINSALPNRPDQPECRYFMSTGTCKYGSDCKFHHPKERMSQSLINPLGLPVRPGQAVCSYYRIYGMCKFGPTCKFDHPVLTIPQNYGLTSPAMNVLDTPLTRGLSNVQPPETSPSKLSDKKLQHSDAKAATEDSSKQDDTTLNSFPASAEPLHN, from the exons ATGCCAGAAAACAGGCAGGTTCTGAGGAATGCTGATTCTGGTGACAACATTGAAG AAGCAATTCGACATTTGAAAATCAATGATAATTGGGATAGAGATGCTGCAGCTCAATCTACCCAATATCCCGATCGACCCGGTGAACCTGAGTGCTTATATTATTTGAGAACTGGAATGTGTGGTTATGGAACTAACTGTCGATACCATCACCCTGCTCATATTTCAATT GGTACTCATTATGGTGAAGAACTCCCTCAGAGGGCCGGGCAACCTGATTGTGAG TATTTTCTTAAGACAGGGACATGCAAGTATGGATCAACATGTAAATATCATCATCCAAAGGACAGGCGAGGTGCTGCTCCTGTGTCATTCAATACTTTAGGCCTTCCCATGCGTCAG GAAGAAAAATCATGTCCCTATTACATGAGAACTGGGTCTTGTAAGTTTGGTGTTGCATGCAAGTTTCATCATCCACAGCATGCTTCCCTTGGAGCATACCCATTGGCTGGATCTCCTACTCCTACCTCAACAATTATTCCTACATCAGGTTTACCATATGCTGGAGGGTTTCCTGCATGGTCAGCAGTACCAAGAATGTCGTATTTATCTGGACAAGGACTTCAATCTTATGTGCCTCCTTTTCTGTCTTCTTCGCAAGGTGTTATACCTGTGCAGAGCTGGAACAACTACATG GGAAATATGAACCCTGCAATGCCGAACGGTTTTCTTGGATCTAATCTTGTTTATGACTACATGAATCTGGGCGAGTCACTCTTTGGTGGGCAGGCAATAAATTCTGCTCTCCCAAATAGGCCTGATCAACCAGAATGCAGATACTTTATGAGCACTGGGACCTGCAAATATGGATCTGATTGCAAGTTCCACCACCCAAAGGAAAGAATGTCTCAATCATTGATAAATCCACTCGGCCTTCCTGTGCGACCT GGGCAAGCTGTATGCTCTTATTACAGAATCTACGGAATGTGTAAGTTTGGCCCAAcatgcaaatttgatcatccagTTTTGACTATCCCTCAGAACTATGGCTTGACCTCACCTGCTATGAATGTACTTGATACTCCTCTCACCAGGGGGTTATCAAATGTACAACCACCTGAGACATCTCCTTCTAAATTAAGTGACAAGAAGCTTCAGCATTCTGATGCAAAAGCTGCTACAGAAGATTCATCCAAACAAGATGATACTACATTGAATTCCTTCCCGGCTTCCGCAGAGCCTTTACACAACTAA